A stretch of Lathyrus oleraceus cultivar Zhongwan6 chromosome 6, CAAS_Psat_ZW6_1.0, whole genome shotgun sequence DNA encodes these proteins:
- the LOC127095302 gene encoding uncharacterized protein LOC127095302, protein MLATLQVSISLHDILELMPKFVKFMRELLKGTKEEAVKEHVDMTEKDEMVISQALPPKLKDSGNFTISCNIGKVNIPHALCDLGSSINVIPLKTVKDLKVGEITSSNMTLTLADSVVTQPVGFYVTLLDTKGDSGGSVILGRPFLATEKAKIDVETGELILKFNKKKVVFKVYNRTPYVENLDSYYHLEEKGTKVDKGQSRSETTDVRVSLVSDVF, encoded by the exons ATGCTAGCTACTCTCCAAGTAAGTATTTCGCTCCATGATATTTTAGAACTCATGCCTAAATTTGTTAAATTTATGAGGGAATTACTAAAGGGGACGAAAGAGGAAGCAGTCAAGGAGCATGTAGATATGACTGAAAAGGATGAAATGGTAATATCTCAAGCTTTGCCACCAAAATTAAAAGATTCAGGTAACTTTACTATTTCTTGCAATATCGGTAAGGTGAATATTCCACATGCTCTTTGTGATCTTGGATCTAGCATAAATGTCATACCACTAAAAACTGTAAAAGACTTGAAAGTGGGTGAGATCACATCGAGTAACATGACTCTCACTCTAGCTGACTCAGTTGTTACTCAACCGGTTGGATTTTATGTGACGT TGCTGGATACAAAAGGAGATTCAGGAGGATCAGTTATTCTTGGACGACCATTCTTGGCGACCGAGAAAGCAAAGATTGATGTAGAAACTGGTGAACTTATCTTAAAGTTCAATAAAAAGAAAGTTGTTTTTAAGGTGTATAATCGGACACCGTATGTTGAGAATTTGGATTCTTACTATCACCTGGAGGAAAAAGGTACCAAGGTAGATAAAGGACAATCAAGAAGTGAAACGACCGACGTGAGGGTATCCCTTGTGTCTGACGTGTTTTGA